The following is a genomic window from Parabacteroides johnsonii DSM 18315.
CTATACTGCCGGATTTCCTCCTGGCAAGCTTTCATGTTGTCCAAGATCGTACCAAGATTGAGCAGTACGGGGATAAAGCCCATGAAAGCCATATCCCTGTAATGTTTCACCAGCGTCCCTCCGACTGCCTGCATAAGATCACCGCCCAGAAAACGGAAATCCGCTTCCGCATCCTGCTCCTTCAGTGCTGCCATCAGGTTGGAGGCATGCAGATCACCGGAGGCTTCACCCGCGATTAAAAAATATTTCATATTTTTCAGTTGAAAGTTGAGAGTTGAAAGTTGAAAAGATCAAGAGAATAAAGTAAGTAGGAAACTGGGATAATTTCACGTTATCTATTTCCAACTTTCAATTTTCAACTCTCAACTTTCAACTGATTTTTTAGCACAGCTAAAAAATCATAGTCCGTCACATCTATCTTGCAAGGGACAAGCGAAGCGTAGCCGCTGTCGAGTGCCAATGTGTCGTTGTCGGCATGGATCGGCTTGGCATTCTCGAATGCACCGGCAAGCCAGAAGACAGGTTCACCCGCTGCATTTTCCGACCGTTTGAATTCATTGGTCCAACGTCCGTCCGCCTGCCGGCAGACCTTCATTCCTTTTACGTTCGGGACATTGGGGACGTTCAGGTTCAGATAAGTGCCATGAGGCAATCCCTCTTTTATGATCCGCCGTGCAAGCATACGACCTAAGCGGCAACTCTCGGTAAAATCAGCATCCGCACGGTGATCCAAAAGCGACACACCCATCGAAGGAATGCCGAACACACATCCTTCGGCAGCTGCTCCCATCGTACCGGAATACTGGATGCAGATGGCATGGTTGCCTCCATGATTGATTCCGGAGGCCAACAGGTCAGGCTTGCGTTCCAGCACCTCGTTGATGGCCAGTTTCACACAATCGACCGGAGTCCCGGTACAGCTATAAACCGTCAGTCCTTTTTCTTTCTTCACCAATGTATATCTGATCGGCACGAGCGAAGTGATTGCACTTGCCATTCCCGAACGGGGTCCGTCGGGAGCAAAAACCACAATATCCCCCAGATCCCTGAGGCACTCG
Proteins encoded in this region:
- the surE gene encoding 5'/3'-nucleotidase SurE; amino-acid sequence: MMNDRPLILITNDDGVEAKGIKELTECLRDLGDIVVFAPDGPRSGMASAITSLVPIRYTLVKKEKGLTVYSCTGTPVDCVKLAINEVLERKPDLLASGINHGGNHAICIQYSGTMGAAAEGCVFGIPSMGVSLLDHRADADFTESCRLGRMLARRIIKEGLPHGTYLNLNVPNVPNVKGMKVCRQADGRWTNEFKRSENAAGEPVFWLAGAFENAKPIHADNDTLALDSGYASLVPCKIDVTDYDFLAVLKNQLKVES